The DNA window AGCGAGAACTGGCGCACCCCCAGCGAATGGCAGGACACGTTCGCCGAGCTCCGCGCGCGGCTTCTCGGCGTGATCGGATCGGCCATTGAAAGGGTGGCCGCGGAGTATCCCGTGGATGCCTCCATCTCCCGGGGAAGCCTGGAAACGGCGATATTCGGCGCCTGTTTTGTGGTGGGACTCGACCGCCAGACGTACAACCCGGAGCGGACCCGTGACCAAAGTGTTGCCGCCATCATGGCCATCATGCGTGGCTACGTGCAGAAGCGGCCTCATCCTCAGGGATGATTAGTCCCATGAGCCACATGGGTAACAGCGGGAAGACAGCCGTCGGCGCCGTTTTCGCCGCGCTCGGCGCGCTCGTGCTGACGGCCGTCACCCTTGAGGAGGCTGCGCTGTTCGCCTTCCTGGGCGCAGTGGCCGTGGGATACGTGGCGTCTGTGGCCGAGTCATTTGCCCGCCGGCGCTACCTGGCGCTCCTGGCCGGCGGCATCGGGACCAGCCTGTCGATCGGCTGCAGCATCGCCTTCCTGCGCATGTGGGGCCTGGCATTCAATCAGGACGCAGGGGCGCTCGGGGAGGCTGTGACCACCAGGGACTCGGACATCTACTTTTACCTGGCGGCCGCCTCGGGTTCGCTGACCCTGGTGGTGCTCTTCGCCGGAGCAGTCTGGCCGCCCGCAGGCGGCTGCGGGCGCGGTCCGGCGTCCCGGCCCGGAAGCGGCCCCTGCCCGTGCGTCAACGCGGCGGCCGGCCGCCAGGCTGCCGGCAGGCGCACGGCAATCCCCTGCGACCGCCCAGCGCCAAGCACCCCAGCGCACTCAGGCGGCACGCACTTCCGCGGCGCGCCAAGCCACGTCGCGCACGGCTACGCCGCGGCAGGCCGGGCAGCGGACCGCGGCACCCCGCCAGCCTGCATCCCGCCAGCCTGGCCAGCCGGCGGCAGCGCCGAGGACATCCGGCTCAGGAACGTCTCCCTCGACAGCTGCCGGCCGGACGCCCCGCCGCTGAGCGGCCGCTGGAACGACTGGGCGGCCGCTGAAACGACTGGGCGGCCGCTGAAACCACGCCGAGCGGCCGGCGAAACCCGGTTGGGGGCCGCCGGCGGCCTTGGTCACCGGAAGACGCTCAGCGCCTGCCAGCCGTTGCCCACCTGGCGGCTTCCGGTGAACCGGCCGCTGCCCAGGCTGTAGTAGACCAGCCGGCCGTCAGCGGTCTTGGCCGTGAGGCCGCGCGTTCCCGGGCCCTGGAATCCGAACGAGGCGTGGGACTGGGCGACGGCGCCCCAGCCGTTCCCCACCTTCGGGCGCGCTTCCCGCGCGAACCTGCCGGCGCCGTCGGACCTGTACAGCATGAGGTCCCCGGCCGCGGTGGTGACCAGCAGGTCCTGCCGCCTGTCTCTTATACACATCTAGATGTGTATAAGAGACAGCCTGAAACCCGTTCCCGATCTGCTGCCGGGCGCCCAGGGCACCGCCGGCGGCATTCGGGTAGAAGTACATGGCGCCGTCCCCAGCCGTTCCCACCACGCCGGGGAACCGTTGGCCGTTGTGCCACTTGCCCACGGTGATGTCCATGGACTGCCAGCCCGCCGTGCCGGCCGTAATCGGGCTGAGGAAGCCGCCGGAGAGCTTGCCGCGATAAACCGTGAGGGTTCCGCTCTTCCACTGGGCAATGATGTCGTTCACTCCGTCGGCGTTCCAGTCGGCCACGAAGCCGGCTTTCAGGCCTGCCCAGCCCGCTCCGATCCGCTCCCGGGCACCGAAACCGCCTGCACGGTTGGCCGGATAGTTCCACAGGATGCCCGCGGAATCTGCCGCGAGCACGTCGGCGCCGCTCTTGATGGACGGGCGGGCCGCGAAGTACTGCTCCATGGTGGGAATGCCGCGGACTTTCATGTCCGTGGCCAGCTGCACTCCGACGAACCGCAGATGCCAGGGCTCGTACGCGTAGCCGGTGACGTTGGTGTAGCCCGCCGGGTACCTCACGATGAACCCGTAGCGGTGCGCGTTCGCCGCCACCCAGCGCCCGCCCGGGGTGGTCCCGAAGCAGGCGGTCAGGCCGCAGCCGCCGCCCACATTGCCGATGTCCGCCGCGAGCCCCGTCTGGTGCTCGCTGTAACCC is part of the Arthrobacter sp. KBS0703 genome and encodes:
- a CDS encoding D-alanyl-D-alanine carboxypeptidase family protein, with translation MLNSALNRWRGRARRFAAAVVVLMLFAGGAPAASAAPSGEQLSTSVVTDASNPWVLVNKSRPLNPVQFVPRDLVSWGGTGHLLRAQVSGAMSQLFTGARAAGHFLEVVSAYRSYASQSALYSSYVQMYGQAYADQISARPGYSEHQTGLAADIGNVGGGCGLTACFGTTPGGRWVAANAHRYGFIVRYPAGYTNVTGYAYEPWHLRFVGVQLATDMKVRGIPTMEQYFAARPSIKSGADVLAADSAGILWNYPANRAGGFGARERIGAGWAGLKAGFVADWNADGVNDIIAQWKSGTLTVYRGKLSGGFLSPITAGTAGWQSMDITVGKWHNGQRFPGVVGTAGDGAMYFYPNAAGGALGARQQIGNGFQAVSYTHLDVYKRQAAGPAGHHRGRGPHAVQVRRRRQVRAGSAPEGGERLGRRRPVPRLVRIPGPGNARPHGQDR